ctcagggtcaacctaagtctgaaacgacttgaaagcacacaacaacaacattcctatctTATCAgctaaagcaggcccacacttcccattgaaatactaataagtttatatttgttaacattgtttctcattttaattattgtattgtttttaagtgtttattacactacaaataagatatgtgcagcatgcacaggaattcatgctttatttttcaaattataatccggccctccaacagtttgagggactgtgacctggccctctgctttaaaaaattgtggacccctgatctagacactgagaggtgattagaaatccacaagcatgtagacaatttcaacagaaaggaggaacccatgaaaatgaacaaaatctggctatcagtattaaaaaactctaaaattacaacagcaaaacaacagagaggaaacaatcaggcacatctaatcatctctcaacaaaagattgccccaggcactaacaaggtggtcagttgaaacattcatacagacatgagttctttgtcccaccctggtttatttatttattttatttgtcgtgtcagagcagccagtccactatattacatttctaacagaacaaagcaaacaaacagaaaaatacataacttgtgagtttggtagttggttaaatgtcctttgaccagtatctggccacttggagtgcttccggtgttgctgcaagaaggtcctccattgtgcatgtggcagggctcaggttgcattgcagcaggtggtcagtggtttgctcttttccacacttgcatgtcgtggattccactttgtggccccatttctgaaggttggctctgcatctcgtggtgccagagtgcagtctgttcagcgccttccaagttgcccagtcttctgtgtgcccaggagggagtctctcatttggtatcagccattggttgaagtgctgggtttgagcctgccacttttggactctcgcatgctgacgtgttccagcgagtgtctctgtagatcttagaaaactatgtctagatttaagttgttggcgtgctggctgataaccaaacaggggatgagctggagatgtctctgccttggtcctttccctattggctgctacttcccggcggatgtcaggtggtgcaataccggctaagcagtgtaatttctccagtggtgtagggcacagacaccccgtgataatggggcatttctcattaagagtcacatccactgttttagtgtggtgagatgtgttccacactgggcatgcatactcagcagcagagtagcacagcgcaagggcagatgtcttcactgtatctggttgtgatccccaggttgtgctggtcagctttcgtatgatattgtttctagcacccactttttgcttgatatttaagcAATGCtttttgtaggtaagagcacggtccagagtgactcccaggtatttgggtgcgctgcaatgctccagtgggattccttcccaggtgatcctctgagctcgggatgcttcactgttcttgagatgaaaggcagatgtctgtgttttagatgggttagggatcagctggttttcccattccacagatattttcctagttccaaaagatctcactacctctgaggatgcttgccatagatgcaagcaaaacgtcaggagagaatgcctctgttgttgttttttcattcagtcgtctccgactctttgtgacctcatggaccagcccacgccagaactccctgtcggccgttaccacccccagctccctcaaggtcagtccagtcacttcaaggatgccatccatccatccatcttgccttggtcggcccctcttccttttgccttccactttccccagcataattgtcttctctaggctttgctgtctcctcatgatgtggccaaagtacttcaactttgtctctagtatccttccctccagtgagcagccgggctttatttcctggaggatggactggttggatcttctcgcagtccaaggcactcgcagaactttcctccaacaccacagctcaaaagcatcgatcttccttcactcagccttccctaaggtccagctctcacatccgtaggttactacagggaataccatggctttgactaggcggatctttgttgcaagtctgatgtctctactctttactattttatcgagattggacattgctctcctcccaagaagtaagcgtcttctgatttcctggccacagtctgcatctgcagtcatctttgcacctagaaatacaaagtctgtcatggcctccacggtttctccctctatttctcccgggggggggggggtcgccatgGGGcgttggaggggtcaccaaagaccatcagtatacACAGCATTTTCagctgctcatgggagttctgtgtgggaagtctggcccaatcctatcgttggtggggttcagaatgctctctgattgtaggtgaactataaatcccagcaattacaactcccaaatgtcaaggtctattttccctaaactcccaacagtgttcacatctgggcatattgagtattcatgccaagtttaatccagatctatcattgtttgagtccacagtgctttctggagataggtgaactacaagtcccaaactcaaggccaatgctcacctaaccctttcattattttttgctggtcatggacgttctgtgtgccaagtttgggtcaattccatctctggtggagttcagaatgttctttgattgcaggtgaactataaattccagcaactacaactccgaaggtccagagaatgaaaatacatcctgcctatcagatatttacacgacgattcataacagtagcaaaattccagttatgaagtagcaacgaaaataattttagggttgggggtcatcacaacatgaggaactatataaaggggtcgcggcgttaggaagactgagaaccactggaatagtcaataaaacagaaatagatgattttctgaaactccctgcctttctctattatccagcatccggatattggcaatttggtctcttgtttttGCGTGTGAATTGAATTGGCGGGGCGCCTCCTTAAGAAAGGAGCGTCCTTAAGTCTCCCGGTGGTGCCCCTCCCTTGCAGGAAGGCGGGGAAAGGGGCGCGCGCTATATGCAAATTCCCCGGGCCCGTGACGCGCGCCTCGGGGCCCCGCCCCCTGAGCCCCAGGCGCCTTGCAGAAAAGCCAAAGTTGTCCAGTGGAGCGGCTGCGTCCCCAGAGCGAGCCTGAACATGgcgctgggaggaggaggaggaggaggagggggctccCCGTTGGGGGCTCTGCTCCTCCTGTCGGTGGGATGGGGGCTCCTGAGGGCCAGTGACGCCGCCGCCCCTTCCTCCTCACTGCCCGAGGGCGCCCCTTTGATCCTGGGCATGAGGCTGGACCACACTGACCACCCAGACCCAGAGGTGCAAGACCTGTCCATCATCCAGGTGTTGGAAGGCACCCAGATCCTGCTGCGCCTCTACGGGCTCCGCCTGCCCAGCCGCCTTTACGAGATGGTCTCCTTTTCGGAGGTGGGCCTGGGCCAGGGCGCCAACTCCAGCCACGCCAACGCCACATGCTTGGAGAAGACCCAAGACTTAGTGGTCCAACCCAGGACGCTGCCCGAAAGCGCCCGAGGCCACTCGGCCGTCGTCGCCGTGCAGGTGCAGCTCCTCCGCAAAGCCGAGAAGTCCAAGCTGTACGTGCTGTGCACCCGGAGCGAGGTGGGGCGGCCCTGGGTGCCGCTGTCGGGCGAGGACGCCTTCCTGCGCGTGGTGGAGGAGAAGAAGCACCTGCTGCCCCTCTGGTTCCAGATCATCCTCATCCTGGCCTTGCTGGTGCTCTCCGGCATGTTCAGCGGGCTCAACCTGGGCCTCATGGCGCTGGACCCCATGGAGCTGCGCATCGTCCAAAACTGTGGCACCGACAAGGAGAAGCGCTACGCCCGGAAGATCGAGCCCATCCGCCGCAAGGGCAACTACCTCCTCTGCTCGCtcctcctgggcaacgtcttggTCAACACGACCCTCACCATCCTCTTGGACGATCTCATCGGCTCTGGATTAGGCGCCGTAGTGGCCTCCACCTGTGGTATTGTCATCTTTGGCGAGATCGTGCCCCAGGCCTTGTGTTCCCGCCATGGCTTGGCGGTGGGCGCCAACACCATCATTCTCACCAAGTTCTTCATGCTGTTGACCTTCCCGCTCTCCTTCCCCATCAGCAAACTCTTAGACTGTGTCCTAGGACAGGAAATCGGCACTGTCTACAACCGGGAGAAGCTGGTGGAGATGCTGAAGATCACGGAGCCGTACAACGACCTGGTGAAGGAGGAGCTCAACATGATCCAGGGCGCGCTGGAGCTGCGGACCAAGACGGTGGAGGACGTCATGACCCCGCTCCATGACTGCTTCATGATCAACAGCGACGCCGTGCTGGACTTCAACACCATGTCGGAGATCATGGAGAGCGGCTACACCCGCATCCCCGTCTTCGAGGACGAGCGCTCCAACATCGTGGACATCCTCTACGTCAAGGACCTGGCCTTCGTGGACCCTGACGATTGCACCACCCTCAAGACCATCACCAAGTTCTACAACCACCCTGTCCACTTCGTCTTCCACGACACCAAACTGGATGCCATGCTTGAGGAATTCAAAAAGGGTAAGGAAAGGGGGATATAGTCAAAACTGGGGAAATGGCAAGGTTCAtgctggtgacgcagtgggttgaCACGCTGAATTtgctgcaggtttgaatccagggagcggtgtgagttcccactgttagccctagcttctgccaaactagcagtttgaaaacatgcaaatgtgagtagatcagtaggtaccgttcCAGCACGAAGGTAAttgcgctccttgcagtcatgctggccacatgacctaggaggtgtctacagacaacaccggctctttggctcagaaatggagatgagcaccaacccccagagtcaggcaagactggacttcatgtcaggggaaaacctgtacctttaccttttacatgatctggaattccaaaatatttaCACATCCCTTAGCAGGAATTCCAAAGTAATTCGCCCAttagcaaactttggccctccaggtattttggactgctTGTTGGGTGACTtttgagactaggccaaggcctGTGTGAAATTATGGGTCCAGAAGATTATGGGGCTATAGGTTGCCTGTCCCTGGAATGAACTCTTTGCAAAATGAAACAGAATAACAAGTGTCTTCGTCCACTTTCTTAAAGCcatttataaataaacataacttgGGTTTTAACCGGTAAGGAAAATGGCATttgtaaccttttggaaaatgcatcTTAGAGAAGAACCAAAAACCCTTCAGcatagaatcttctcttgtggtagacaaccagatgtaattatgcaaggcaatggtttcggttgttagactgaataacctgttatctctaatctgttaggaaaaacagagatttgccagtgcagAAAGCCAACTGTTAGGaacagtgggagttgaagtccaaaacacttagagggccaaagttggcccatccCTGCTTCACAGTTTGGGCATCCCTCATCCAGAATTCAGAAATGCTCCAAAAGTGTCTACATGGGTGGCAGACATGATGGCATTTTTGCCTTGGGTTATGTCTATGAAGTGTACCGTTGGCTCTCCATATCTATGgattcttcatccatggattcaactatccacagcATCATAATACGTTTTTACAAATGCCAGAAAGCaacccttgattttgccattggaTGTAAGACACTGTTTTACTATGTCATTATATATAAACAGATTTGAGCATTCATGGGATTTGGAAATCCACAacaaggtcctggaaccaaaccccaaaagATACGGAGGGTcactgtatatgaaatataaatgtgattatattattattattattgttattattattattctacatttataccccatccttctcaccccagtgggggactcagggcggcttacaatccatggcatacaatgtcgcattacacatataataataaacataacatatcaattcaaacatacaataataaacatgacataataatttgaatataaatacaataaaaagcttaaaagtaattcaaatagaaatatGATAAAAAAGgttaaaagtaaacatacaataattcaaatataaatacaaaaaaagtttaaaagtaGATGTGGGTCATGTCTCCGAGAGCACTAATTATGGACATATATGCAAatgtaaggccccttccacacacattgaactagattatatggcagtgtgtatttagatcacccagttcaaggcagatattgtggattgt
This portion of the Anolis sagrei isolate rAnoSag1 chromosome 7, rAnoSag1.mat, whole genome shotgun sequence genome encodes:
- the CNNM4 gene encoding metal transporter CNNM4 isoform X1, coding for MALGGGGGGGGGSPLGALLLLSVGWGLLRASDAAAPSSSLPEGAPLILGMRLDHTDHPDPEVQDLSIIQVLEGTQILLRLYGLRLPSRLYEMVSFSEVGLGQGANSSHANATCLEKTQDLVVQPRTLPESARGHSAVVAVQVQLLRKAEKSKLYVLCTRSEVGRPWVPLSGEDAFLRVVEEKKHLLPLWFQIILILALLVLSGMFSGLNLGLMALDPMELRIVQNCGTDKEKRYARKIEPIRRKGNYLLCSLLLGNVLVNTTLTILLDDLIGSGLGAVVASTCGIVIFGEIVPQALCSRHGLAVGANTIILTKFFMLLTFPLSFPISKLLDCVLGQEIGTVYNREKLVEMLKITEPYNDLVKEELNMIQGALELRTKTVEDVMTPLHDCFMINSDAVLDFNTMSEIMESGYTRIPVFEDERSNIVDILYVKDLAFVDPDDCTTLKTITKFYNHPVHFVFHDTKLDAMLEEFKKGKSHLAIVQKVNNEGEGDPFYEVLGLVTLEDVIEEIIKSEILDESDMYTDNRSRKKVNNQKNKRDFSAFKDNDTESKVKISPQLLLAAHRFLSTEVNPFSPALISEKILLRLLKHRDVINELKFDEENKKAPQHFLFNQNKPADYFILILQGKVEVEAGKENMKFETGPFSYYGVMALNPIVSTISEVRSPSHMSNLNRSASLCYHERSDSISSTFSGSNNQLSANTSTQYISDFSVRAVTDLQFIKITRLQYQNGLMASRLESCPQSPEGGPPKVDTSLSEKGDSLPVTNETGGLLNERNCQPHKMNHSPTDSVV
- the CNNM4 gene encoding metal transporter CNNM4 isoform X2, encoding MALGGGGGGGGGSPLGALLLLSVGWGLLRASDAAAPSSSLPEGAPLILGMRLDHTDHPDPEVQDLSIIQVLEGTQILLRLYGLRLPSRLYEMVSFSEVGLGQGANSSHANATCLEKTQDLVVQPRTLPESARGHSAVVAVQVQLLRKAEKSKLYVLCTRSEVGRPWVPLSGEDAFLRVVEEKKHLLPLWFQIILILALLVLSGMFSGLNLGLMALDPMELRIVQNCGTDKEKRYARKIEPIRRKGNYLLCSLLLGNVLVNTTLTILLDDLIGSGLGAVVASTCGIVIFGEIVPQALCSRHGLAVGANTIILTKFFMLLTFPLSFPISKLLDCVLGQEIGTVYNREKLVEMLKITEPYNDLVKEELNMIQGALELRTKTVEDVMTPLHDCFMINSDAVLDFNTMSEIMESGYTRIPVFEDERSNIVDILYVKDLAFVDPDDCTTLKTITKFYNHPVHFVFHDTKLDAMLEEFKKGKSHLAIVQKVNNEGEGDPFYEVLGLVTLEDVIEEIIKSEILDESDMYTDNRSRKKVNNQKNKRDFSAFKDNDTESKVKISPQLLLAAHRFLSTEVNPFSPALISEKILLRLLKHRDVINELKFDEENKKAPQHFLFNQNKPADYFILILQGKVEVEAGKENMKFETGPFSYYGVMALNPIVSTTPVTIHRPAIKQRGSLYSRVSVSEVRSPSHMSNLNRSASLCYHERSDSISSTFSGSNNQLSANTSTQYISDFSVRAVTDLQFIKITRLQYQNGLMASRLESCPQSPEGGPPKVDTSLSEKGDSLPVTNETGGLLNERNCQPHKMNHSPTDSVV